In Streptomyces chartreusis, the following proteins share a genomic window:
- the trmD gene encoding tRNA (guanosine(37)-N1)-methyltransferase TrmD, with translation MRLDVVTIFPEYLEPLNVSLVGKARARGQLNVRVHDLREWTYDRHNTVDDTPYGGGPGMVMKTDPWGEALDSVLAEGYESGSGAPTLIVPTPSGRPFTQELAVELSERPWLIFTPARYEGIDRRVIDEYATRMPVHEVSIGDYVLAGGEAAVLVVTEAVARLLPGVLGNAESHRDDSFAPGAMASLLEGPVYTKPPEWRGRDIPDVLLSGHHGKIARWRRDEALRRTTANRPDLIERCDPRAFDKKDREMLSILGWMPDPEGERFGRFWRRTEAVEE, from the coding sequence ATGAGACTCGACGTCGTCACGATCTTCCCCGAGTACCTGGAGCCGCTGAACGTCTCCCTGGTCGGCAAGGCGCGCGCGCGTGGACAGCTGAACGTCCGGGTGCACGACCTGCGCGAGTGGACGTACGACCGCCACAACACGGTCGACGACACGCCCTACGGCGGCGGCCCCGGCATGGTCATGAAGACCGACCCCTGGGGCGAAGCGCTGGACTCCGTCCTGGCCGAGGGCTACGAGAGCGGCTCCGGCGCCCCCACGCTGATCGTCCCCACCCCCAGCGGCCGCCCCTTCACCCAGGAACTCGCCGTCGAGCTGTCCGAGCGCCCCTGGCTGATCTTCACGCCGGCCCGCTACGAGGGCATCGACCGCCGCGTCATCGACGAGTACGCCACCCGTATGCCCGTCCACGAGGTGTCCATCGGCGACTACGTCCTCGCCGGGGGCGAGGCGGCCGTCCTGGTCGTCACGGAGGCCGTGGCCCGCCTGCTGCCCGGCGTGCTGGGCAACGCCGAGTCCCACCGGGACGACTCCTTCGCGCCCGGCGCGATGGCGAGCCTCCTGGAAGGGCCCGTCTACACCAAGCCCCCCGAGTGGCGCGGCCGGGACATCCCCGACGTGCTGCTCAGCGGCCACCACGGCAAGATCGCCCGCTGGCGCCGCGACGAGGCGCTCAGGCGTACGACCGCCAACCGGCCCGACCTCATCGAGCGCTGCGACCCGCGGGCCTTCGACAAGAAGGACCGCGAGATGCTCTCCATCCTGGGCTGGATGCCCGACCCGGAAGGGGAGCGGTTCGGCCGATTTTGGCGCAGGACCGAGGCCGTGGAAGAATAG
- the rimM gene encoding ribosome maturation factor RimM (Essential for efficient processing of 16S rRNA), with protein sequence MQLVVGRIGRAHGIKGEVTVEVRTDEPELRLAPGAVLATDPASTGPLTIEAGRVHSGRLLLRFEGVRDRTGAEALRNTLLIAEVDPAELPEEEDEYYDHQLMDLDVVTADGVEVGRITEVSHLPSQDLFIVERPDGSEVMIPFVSEIVAEIDLEEQRAVITPPPGLIDDRAEIVSTRDDGE encoded by the coding sequence GTGCAGCTGGTAGTCGGACGGATCGGCCGCGCCCACGGCATCAAGGGCGAGGTCACCGTCGAGGTACGCACCGACGAGCCGGAACTGCGGCTCGCGCCCGGAGCCGTGCTCGCCACCGATCCCGCCTCCACGGGACCCCTCACCATCGAGGCCGGCCGTGTCCACAGCGGTCGCCTCCTCCTGCGCTTCGAGGGCGTGCGCGACCGCACCGGCGCCGAAGCGCTGCGCAACACCCTCCTGATCGCCGAGGTCGACCCGGCCGAGCTGCCCGAGGAGGAGGACGAGTACTACGACCACCAGCTCATGGACCTGGACGTGGTGACCGCCGACGGCGTCGAGGTCGGCCGGATCACCGAGGTCTCGCACCTGCCCTCCCAGGACCTCTTCATCGTCGAGCGGCCCGACGGCAGCGAGGTGATGATCCCCTTCGTCTCGGAGATCGTCGCGGAGATCGACCTCGAGGAGCAGCGGGCGGTCATCACCCCGCCGCCAGGTCTGATCGACGACCGCGCGGAGATCGTCTCCACCAGGGACGACGGCGAATGA
- a CDS encoding RNA-binding protein, with translation MLEEALEHLVKGIVDNPDDVQVASRNLRRGRVLEVRVHPDDLGKVIGRNGRTARALRTVVGAIGGRGVRVDLVDVDHVR, from the coding sequence ATGCTCGAGGAGGCTCTCGAGCACCTCGTGAAGGGCATCGTCGACAACCCTGACGATGTGCAGGTCGCTTCCCGCAACCTGCGCCGCGGGCGCGTGCTGGAGGTCCGGGTCCACCCCGACGACCTCGGCAAGGTGATCGGCCGTAACGGCCGCACCGCGCGTGCTCTGCGCACCGTCGTGGGCGCCATCGGCGGCCGCGGTGTCCGTGTCGACCTCGTCGACGTGGACCACGTCCGCTGA
- the rpsP gene encoding 30S ribosomal protein S16, translating into MAVKIKLKRLGKIRSPHYRIVVADSRTRRDGRAIEEIGKYHPTYNPSVIEVDGDRVAYWLSVGAQPTEPVLAILKKTGDWQKFKGEPAPAPLLVAEPKKARPSFEALGGDDEGKGEAITQKKKSEKKDEAAAESESAEA; encoded by the coding sequence GTGGCAGTCAAGATCAAGCTGAAGCGTCTGGGCAAGATCCGTTCGCCTCACTACCGCATCGTCGTCGCCGACTCCCGCACGCGCCGTGACGGCCGTGCGATCGAGGAGATCGGCAAGTACCACCCGACCTACAACCCGTCGGTCATCGAGGTGGACGGCGACCGTGTGGCGTACTGGCTGAGTGTCGGCGCGCAGCCGACCGAGCCCGTCCTCGCCATTCTGAAGAAGACCGGCGACTGGCAGAAGTTCAAGGGCGAGCCCGCCCCGGCTCCGCTGCTCGTCGCCGAGCCGAAGAAGGCGCGCCCGTCGTTCGAGGCCCTCGGTGGCGACGACGAGGGCAAGGGTGAGGCGATCACCCAGAAGAAGAAGTCGGAGAAGAAGGACGAGGCTGCCGCCGAGTCCGAGTCGGCCGAGGCCTGA
- the proS gene encoding proline--tRNA ligase, which yields MAKAPVLTPRAHDFPRWYQDVVNKAELADNGPVRGTMVIRPYGYGLWERMQAEMDARIKRAGASNAYFPLFIPQSYLTREAEHVEGFAPELAVVTHAGGKELEEPVVVRPTSETIINDYFAKWVQSYRDLPLLINQWANVVRWEMRPRVFLRTTEFLWQEGHTAHATYEDARDYAAYIHREVYADFMVDVLGIDVVLGRKTASERFAGAVNTLTLEAMMGDGKALQMGTSHELGQNFAKAFHTRYLSKEGREEYVWQTSWGSSTRMVGGLIMAHGDDAGLRVPPRLAPVQAVVLAIKGDEPVLAKVRETGDRLRAAGVRVHVDDRTDTPFGRRAVDWELKGVPVRIEIGPRDLESGTAVLARRIPGGKEPVALDALAGLLPAILEEDQALLLRQSRERRESRTSDVSTIEEAVEAATAGGWARLPWATLGEEGEAALAEQGVTVRCLVAEDGSVPDADDAPGNVAVVARAY from the coding sequence ATGGCAAAGGCACCTGTACTCACGCCACGGGCACATGACTTCCCACGCTGGTACCAGGACGTCGTCAACAAGGCCGAGCTCGCGGACAACGGTCCGGTGCGCGGCACGATGGTGATCCGGCCCTACGGCTACGGGCTCTGGGAGCGGATGCAGGCGGAGATGGACGCCCGCATCAAACGGGCCGGTGCCTCCAACGCCTACTTCCCGCTGTTCATCCCGCAGTCGTACCTGACGCGCGAGGCCGAGCACGTCGAGGGCTTCGCGCCCGAGCTCGCCGTCGTCACGCACGCCGGCGGCAAGGAACTGGAGGAGCCCGTCGTCGTCCGGCCCACCTCCGAGACGATCATCAACGACTACTTCGCCAAGTGGGTGCAGAGCTACCGCGACCTGCCGCTGCTGATCAACCAGTGGGCGAACGTGGTGCGTTGGGAGATGCGCCCGCGCGTGTTCCTGCGCACGACGGAGTTCCTCTGGCAGGAGGGCCACACCGCCCACGCCACCTACGAGGACGCCCGGGACTACGCCGCGTACATCCACCGCGAGGTGTACGCCGACTTCATGGTGGACGTCCTGGGCATCGACGTGGTGCTCGGCCGCAAGACCGCGAGCGAGCGCTTCGCCGGAGCCGTCAACACCCTCACCCTCGAAGCCATGATGGGCGACGGCAAGGCCCTCCAGATGGGCACCAGCCATGAGCTCGGCCAGAACTTCGCCAAGGCCTTCCACACTCGCTACCTGTCGAAGGAGGGCCGCGAGGAGTACGTCTGGCAGACCTCCTGGGGCTCCTCCACCCGCATGGTCGGCGGGCTGATCATGGCCCACGGCGACGACGCCGGACTGCGGGTGCCGCCCCGGCTCGCGCCCGTCCAGGCGGTCGTCCTCGCGATCAAGGGGGACGAGCCGGTTCTGGCCAAGGTCCGCGAGACCGGCGACCGGCTGCGCGCGGCGGGTGTCCGCGTCCACGTCGACGACCGCACGGACACGCCGTTCGGGCGTCGCGCGGTCGACTGGGAACTCAAGGGAGTGCCGGTACGGATCGAGATCGGGCCCCGTGACCTGGAGAGCGGCACGGCGGTGCTCGCGCGGCGGATCCCGGGAGGCAAGGAGCCGGTCGCGCTCGACGCCCTGGCCGGGCTGCTCCCCGCGATCCTGGAGGAGGACCAGGCGCTGCTGCTGCGCCAGTCACGCGAGCGGCGCGAGTCCCGTACGTCGGACGTGTCGACGATCGAGGAGGCCGTCGAGGCGGCGACCGCCGGCGGCTGGGCACGTCTGCCGTGGGCCACGCTCGGCGAAGAAGGCGAGGCCGCGCTGGCCGAGCAGGGCGTGACCGTACGCTGTCTGGTCGCCGAGGACGGGTCGGTGCCGGACGCCGACGACGCACCCGGTAACGTCGCGGTCGTCGCGCGCGCTTACTGA
- a CDS encoding SAM-dependent methyltransferase: MTPTLVRQHLSHTGATPRVDPSARARDWSEIQERMLVPLYEAVYERLEVGPGTRLLGLGCGSGLALLMAASRGAAVAGVESDCPERLTLARQRLLPETEAWGTRARGDVKLVDGSPRDAAGTETPAYTLVTAFEPIGCLAGDSEGLGEALAAVTPLAERGTPVVLAGWGPPERCATSSVLRVATKLADPLRSTGSWRPALRDDLEEVAQRAGLRPDGSGRVACPFGYADVDSAVRGLLSTGLFDAAIRATDQVQVDKELAEALHPHQRRDGTVWMPNVFRYLIARVP, encoded by the coding sequence ATGACACCTACGCTCGTGCGGCAGCACCTCTCCCATACGGGCGCGACACCCCGTGTGGATCCGAGTGCACGCGCGCGTGACTGGTCCGAGATCCAGGAGCGGATGCTGGTGCCGCTCTACGAGGCCGTCTACGAGCGACTGGAAGTGGGCCCGGGCACCCGGCTGCTGGGCCTCGGCTGCGGCAGCGGGCTCGCCCTGTTGATGGCGGCGTCCAGAGGCGCGGCCGTCGCCGGTGTCGAGTCCGACTGCCCGGAACGGCTGACGCTGGCCCGGCAGCGGCTGCTGCCGGAGACGGAGGCGTGGGGCACGCGCGCGCGTGGCGACGTCAAGCTCGTCGACGGTTCGCCCCGGGACGCGGCCGGCACGGAGACGCCCGCGTACACCCTGGTGACGGCGTTCGAGCCGATCGGGTGCCTCGCGGGTGACTCGGAGGGCCTCGGTGAGGCGCTCGCGGCCGTCACCCCGCTCGCCGAGCGGGGGACGCCGGTGGTACTCGCGGGCTGGGGTCCGCCGGAGCGCTGCGCCACGTCGTCGGTGCTGCGCGTCGCGACGAAGCTGGCCGATCCCCTGCGCAGCACGGGGAGTTGGCGTCCGGCCCTGCGCGACGACCTGGAGGAGGTGGCCCAGCGCGCGGGCCTGCGGCCCGACGGTTCGGGGCGGGTCGCCTGCCCCTTCGGGTACGCGGACGTCGACAGTGCCGTACGGGGGCTGCTGTCGACGGGGCTGTTCGACGCGGCGATCCGTGCGACCGACCAGGTCCAGGTCGACAAGGAGCTGGCAGAGGCGCTGCATCCGCACCAGCGGCGGGACGGCACGGTGTGGATGCCGAACGTGTTCCGGTACCTCATCGCGCGCGTGCCGTGA
- the ftsH gene encoding ATP-dependent zinc metalloprotease FtsH — translation MSDAAPPRKAPDQPWRTEGTPDEPPRKSGGRRPRGRWWSLLVTGVIVFLLAYIGLTYLDEGNEPTISYTEFSRQVDDGNVSKIYSKGDAIQGELKTAKDNPEGDGKYTKFKTQRPAFADDELWQELSRNDVTVTAQPVVKQRGLLVNLLISLAPLVIIVALWLFIARRFAGGRGGAGGMFGRKPPPKPVELLPGKHRTTFADVAGIDEVKGELDDVVDFLEHPDAYRRMGAKMPRGVLLAGSPGTGKTLLARAVAGEAGVPFFSASASEFIEMIVGVGASRVRELFAEARKVAPSIIFIDEIDTIGRVRSGGASVSGHDEREQTLNQILTEMDGFSGSEGVIVIAATNRADILDPALTRPGRFDRVVNVSPPDRRGREAILAIHTRDIPLADDVDLIQLARKTPGMTGADLANLANEGALLAVKRGQEQVTAADLSEALEKVQLGAERTLVMPEEDRRRTAFHESGHALLGMLQPGADPVRKITIVPRGRALGVTMSTPEVERYAHSEEYLRGRIIGALGGMAAEDVVYGVVTTGAENDLEQVTNIARGMVARWGMSERVGRLSALPSDAQQAYGLSAAPQTLDAIDAEMRRIVDDCYEEALRKLRDHRGRLDALAEALLEHETLEEADAYRIAGITRLKKDEAE, via the coding sequence ATGAGCGATGCGGCGCCACCACGCAAGGCCCCTGACCAGCCGTGGCGCACCGAGGGCACCCCGGACGAGCCACCCAGGAAGTCCGGCGGCCGGCGCCCACGCGGCCGCTGGTGGAGCCTGCTGGTCACCGGCGTGATCGTGTTCCTGCTGGCGTACATCGGACTGACGTACCTGGACGAGGGCAACGAGCCGACGATCTCCTACACGGAGTTCAGCCGGCAGGTCGACGACGGCAACGTCTCCAAGATCTACTCCAAGGGCGACGCCATCCAGGGCGAGCTGAAGACCGCCAAGGACAACCCCGAGGGCGACGGCAAGTACACCAAGTTCAAGACCCAGCGCCCGGCCTTCGCCGACGACGAGCTCTGGCAGGAGCTGAGCAGGAACGACGTCACGGTGACCGCGCAGCCGGTCGTGAAGCAGCGCGGTCTCCTGGTCAACCTGCTGATCTCGCTGGCACCCCTCGTCATCATCGTCGCGCTGTGGCTCTTCATCGCCCGCCGGTTCGCCGGGGGCCGCGGCGGCGCGGGCGGCATGTTCGGGCGCAAGCCGCCGCCCAAGCCGGTCGAGCTGCTGCCGGGCAAGCACCGCACGACGTTCGCCGACGTGGCCGGCATCGACGAGGTCAAGGGCGAGCTGGACGACGTCGTCGACTTCCTCGAACACCCCGACGCCTATCGCAGGATGGGCGCGAAGATGCCCCGCGGCGTGCTCCTCGCGGGCTCGCCGGGCACCGGCAAGACCCTGCTGGCGCGGGCGGTGGCCGGCGAGGCGGGCGTGCCGTTCTTCTCCGCCTCAGCGTCCGAGTTCATCGAGATGATCGTCGGCGTCGGCGCCTCACGCGTGCGCGAGCTGTTCGCCGAGGCCCGCAAGGTGGCGCCGTCGATCATCTTCATCGACGAGATCGACACCATCGGCCGGGTGCGCAGCGGCGGCGCCTCGGTGAGCGGACACGACGAGCGCGAGCAGACGCTGAACCAGATCCTCACCGAGATGGACGGCTTCTCCGGCTCCGAGGGCGTGATCGTCATCGCCGCGACCAACCGCGCAGACATCCTGGACCCTGCGCTCACCCGGCCCGGCCGCTTCGACCGGGTGGTCAACGTCTCCCCGCCGGACCGCCGCGGCCGCGAGGCGATCCTGGCGATCCACACCCGCGACATCCCGCTCGCCGATGACGTGGACCTGATCCAGCTGGCCCGCAAGACCCCGGGCATGACAGGCGCGGACCTGGCCAACCTCGCCAACGAGGGGGCGCTGCTCGCGGTCAAGCGGGGCCAGGAACAGGTGACCGCCGCGGACCTGTCCGAGGCCCTGGAGAAGGTGCAGCTGGGCGCCGAACGCACCCTCGTGATGCCCGAGGAGGACCGCCGGCGCACCGCGTTCCACGAGAGCGGGCACGCCCTGCTCGGCATGCTCCAGCCGGGCGCCGACCCCGTCCGCAAGATCACCATCGTGCCGCGCGGCCGCGCCCTCGGCGTGACGATGTCGACCCCCGAGGTGGAGCGGTACGCGCACTCGGAGGAGTACCTGCGCGGCCGGATCATCGGCGCCCTGGGCGGCATGGCGGCCGAGGACGTCGTCTACGGGGTCGTCACCACCGGCGCGGAGAACGACCTCGAACAGGTCACCAACATCGCGCGCGGGATGGTGGCCCGCTGGGGCATGAGCGAACGCGTGGGCCGGCTGTCCGCCCTGCCGAGCGACGCCCAGCAGGCGTACGGGCTCTCCGCCGCGCCGCAGACGCTCGACGCCATCGACGCCGAGATGCGCCGGATCGTCGACGACTGCTACGAGGAGGCCCTGCGCAAACTCCGCGACCACCGCGGCCGGTTGGACGCGCTCGCGGAGGCACTGCTGGAGCACGAGACGCTCGAGGAGGCGGACGCCTACCGGATCGCGGGGATCACCCGGCTGAAGAAGGACGAGGCCGAGTAG